From Cannabis sativa cultivar Pink pepper isolate KNU-18-1 chromosome 8, ASM2916894v1, whole genome shotgun sequence, a single genomic window includes:
- the LOC115708705 gene encoding uncharacterized protein LOC115708705 — protein sequence MRTNSTSSRASCMATEGGQEVQSPLTVLPSMGIEDLRVNHMFKNKEELKSALSRIAIKKHFQYKVKRSCSLTFWAKCIDENCEWYLRARSSKTSSYFRVIKYKNFHSCSLNHKSTDNRQASAKVISDCIKEKIRDPKTNYKTRQIINDMRDEYGVQVKYNKAWRAKELAKNNVRGSYEESYAELPAYLHMLKLSNPGTITRIEKDDDNRFKYMFLAFGCSLDGWKHCRPVVVVDGTFLKTKCGGTLYAACAKDGNNQIFPLAFGIGDSENDKAWKWFFKRLKEAIGEREEMCIISDRHISIKNAIAEVFPGIYHGICAYHLKQNLRSRFRGVHVQATFEIATRSYSVPEYNSAMAELRNINPEITTYLLEADPKRWARSFFPKRRYNIMTSNISESINSAIEHARDLPITPLVEALREMVQDWFSRRKEAATCQFFDVTKWANDVMESKLDQAFRMKVDKIDMFKYQVTYGDTTFIVDLTENSCSCKEFQLEGIPCAHAIAAIDANHFDKYKFCSEWYSKSVLLETYAGSVNPLPNKEDWNTPDEIKEDRIKPPEFKVKPGRPKKRRGEGIGDYAKRGRRRTMTCGNSGILDNNKKSCNHTTNQF from the exons ATGCGCACAAACAGCACATCATCACGAGCTTCTTGTATGGCTACTGAAGGAGGACAAGAAGTTCAATCACCTCTAACTGTCTTGCCAAGTATGGGCATTGAAGACCTAAGAGTGAATCATATGTTCAAGAACAAAGAAGAGTTGAAATCTGCTCTTTCGAGGATTGCTATCAAGAAGCACTTCCAATACAAGGTTAAGAGATCATGTTCGCTGACATTTTGGGCAAAATGCATAGATGAAAATTGTGAGTGGTACCTCCGCGCTAGAAGCTCTAAAACATCAAGCTACTTCAGAGTTATCAAGTACAAAAATTTTCACTCATGCTCCTTAAATCACAAAAGTACTGATAATAGACAGGCTAGTGCAAAAGTAATCAGTGATTGCATCAAAGAAAAGATTCGTGACCCGAAAACAAACTACAAAACAAGACAAATAATAAATGACATGCGAGATGAGTATGGAGTGCAGGTAAAATATAACAAAGCATGGAGGGCAAAGGAACTAGCAAAGAATAATGTCAGAGGATCATATGAAGAGAGTTATGCTGAGTTACCTGCGTACTTACATATGCTGAAATTGTCCAACCCAGGAACCATCACAAGAATTGAGAAAGATGATGACAATAG GTTTAAATATATGTTTCTGGCTTTTGGTTGCTCGTTGGATGGATGGAAACATTGCAGACCTGTTGTAGTGGTTGACGGaacttttttaaaaacaaaatgtgGAGGAACGTTATATGCAGCTTGCGCTAAAGATGGAAATAACCAAATCTTTCCTCTTGCCTTTGGAATTGGAGACTCTGAGAATGACAAAGCGTGGAAATGGTTTTTCAAAAGGCTTAAAGAAGCAATAGGTGAACGAGAAGAGATGTGCATAATATCTGATAGGCACATCAGCATAAAGAACGCGATTGCAGAAGTCTTTCCAGGAATATACCATGGGATATGTGCTTACCATTTGAAGCAGAACTTAAGGAGTAGGTTTAGGGGTGTGCACGTGCAAGCCACATTTGAAATTGCTACTAGAAGTTATTCAGTTCCAGAGTATAATTCTGCTATGGCTGAGTTGCGCAACATCAATCCTGAAATTACCACATACTTATTGGAAGCAGATCCAAAAAGGTGGGCTAGATCGTTCTTTCCGAAAAGAAGATATAATATTATGACCAGCAATATTTCTGAGTCAATAAATTCTGCCATTGAACATGCAAGAGACCTACCTATAACTCCATTAGTAGAAGCTCTTAGAGAAATGGTACAAGATTGGTTCTCAAGACGAAAAGAGGCAGCTACATGCCAATTTTTTGACGTGACAAAATGGGCAAATGACGTAATGGAGAGCAAACTTGATCAAGCATTTCGAATGAAA GTTGATAAAATAGATATGTTCAAATATCAAGTCACCTATGGTGACACAACCTTCATTGTTGATCTGACTGAAAACTCATGCTCTTGCAAGGAATTCCAACTAGAGGGAATTCCATGTGCTCACGCCATTGCAGCAATCGATGCGAATCATTTTGATAAATACAAGTTTTGCTCTGAGTGGTATAGCAAATCTGTTTTGTTGGAAACATATGCAGGTTCAGTTAACCCTCTTCCAAATAAAGAGGATTGGAACACCCCAGATGAAATTAAAGAAGACCGCATCAAGCCTCCTGAATTCAAAGTTAAACCAGGACGTCCTAAGAAAAGAAGAGGAGAAGGAATTGGAGACTATGCCAAGCGTGGTCGACGTCGAACGATGACATGTGGAAATAGTGGAATATTggacaacaataaaaaaagttGCAACCACACAACCAACCAATTCTAA
- the LOC115717592 gene encoding uncharacterized protein LOC115717592, whose translation MKDDAKRVEDLLRALCNQREKDIERTKVEEKKLAAQKDLEECINDLKSGRIVLSSPDCVAPSPSILKAVIQDDNKFFYQKRPKISKRKRSNEDKKVQKSYFSVASKEDMTSVYHSSSAEIPPTIIASPPSFSTLVETTVIKGNDIHPNRDPPVDSHPNYVDISPTFLTPEKKINCFSGNFPFDSDFEAMPSKEVADAFLEWYSKGMNMKRKNSPSSPPFVGKNDIITFQSGKKFKLGTTHVTRKRWFFDIYDAKGLLSDEHVDTSLYYLRKKALYHRCCPSFLKCTTTSCLFDFYMGQVCRDVSSLDEIHLRKIFSDIKKFDQGEIMKHPCHSIKILINMIKGDCIEFSKPWVDLNHVFMPLCLQGGISLAHWFLGVLGIDERIIYIYDSFYKANDEAIKNYVRNYCKVLPFILEHLGFHQKRKQYAVGHEEFKLVWIDAPHQGNQTDCGVYLIKFVELLMMGESHFRISQNNVEDMRRKMAIEFWDHACIKLIDDCKTPSVQICKYDQ comes from the exons ATGAAAGATGATGCCAAACGTGTCGAAGATCTTCTCCGAGCATTGTGTAATCAACGAGAGAAGGACATAGAAAGAACTAAAGTGGAAGAGAAAAAATTGGCTGCACAAAAGGACTTGGAGGAGTGCATCAATGATTTAAAATCCGGGAGAATCGTTCTTAGCAGTCCAGATTGTGTTGCTCCTTCTCCATCAATTTTAAAAGCTGTCATACAA GATGACAATAAATTCTTTTATCAAAAGCGACCGAAAATTTCCAAGAGAAAAAGATCTAATGAAGATAAAAAAGTACAAAAGTCGTATTTTTCGGTAGCGAGCAAGGAGGACATGACTTCCGTCTATCATTCTTCAAGTGCAGAAATTCCACCAACAATTATTGCTTCACCACCTTCGTTTTCAACACTTGTTGAAACAACTGTAATCAAAGGAAATGATATACATCCCAATCGTGATCCTCCAGTCGACTCCCATCCAAATTATGTTGATATTTCTCCAACATTTTTGACACCAGAAAAGAAGATAAATTGTTTCTCAGGCAACTTTCCATTTGATAGTGATTTTGAAGCTATGCCTTCAAAGGAAGTAGCTGATGCTTTCTTAGAGTGGTATTCAAAAGGCATGAACATGAAACG CAAGAATTCTCCATCTTCTCCTCCATTTGTTGGAAAAAATGACATTATCACTTTTCAAAGTGGAAAGAAGTTCAAATTGGGTACAACACATGTTACAAGGAAGAGGTGGTTCTTCGATATATATGATGCTAAAGGTCTTTTATCAGATGAA cATGTTGATACATCTCTGTATTATTTGCGAAAGAAAGCATTATACCATAGATGTTGCCCTTCATTTTTGAAATGCACTACAACAAGTTGTCTTTTTGATTTCTACATGGGTCAAGTTTGTAGGGATGTTAGTTCATTGGATGAAATTCATTTAAGGAAGATATTTTCAGATATAAAAAAGTTTGACCAAGGTGAGATTATGAAGCATCCGTGCCATTCAATAAAAATCTTGATTAATATGATTAAAGGAGATTGTATAGAGTTTTCGAAGCCATGGGTGGATCTTAATCATGTTTTTATGCCATTGTGTCTTCAAGGAGGTATTTCTTTAGCTCATTGGTTTCTAGGTGTTTTAGGAATAGATGAAAGAATTATCTATATCTATGACTCATTTTATAAGGCCAATGATGAAGctataaaaaattatgtgagaAACTACTGCAAAGTTCTTCCATTCATTCTTGAGCATTTGGGATTTCATCAAAAACGTAAACAATACGCTGTTGGTCATGAAGAATTCAAGTTAGTTTGGATTGATGCTCCTCACCAAGGAAACCA AACTGATTGTGGCGTTTACCTCATCAAATTTGTTGAATTATTGATGATGGGGGAGTCTCACTTCCGTATTAGCCAAAACAATGTTGAAGACATGAGAAGAAAAATGGCCATAGAATTTTGGGACCATGCATGCATcaaattgattgatgattgtaaaACTCCATCAGTTCAAATATGCAAATATGATCAGTGA